The Chlamydia poikilotherma DNA segment TTACTGGGAAGAGTTTCAAAAAAAAGGATCTGTAAAAACTATAGAAAACGCTTTGCAAATTCTCATCACAAAGATCCACGAAAAAAAGAAAACACTTTTTGCTTATACGGAACGTAAGTTCTCTTCAAAAAATATCACTTTGCAACAATTGAAAAGCTTAAACCTAGAATTAGAGAGTACAGCTCCTACTATACCTACTCATTTACCAAAAGGGATTCTCTTTGCTTCAGGAGTGTTATTCGGAGAAGAACTACATAAAGGACCAGGACTGCAACTATTTCTAGATACTATAGAGGCTCATCCTGAAAAGATCATTTATATTGATAATCATAAGGAAAACGTTTTGCGTATCGGTGAGTTATGCAAATTAAAAAACATTTCCTATCTAGGAATCACCTACAAAGCTCAGAAGTTCTTACCTCCCATATATATCCCTGAAATCTCTGAAGTTCAATATACATACTCTCAAAAACTCCTTAGCAACGAAGCTGCAGCTTTACTCTTAAGACATCAAATGACAGAGTAGTATTAAGATAATAATTCCTTAACTTCCACCAAAAATGATGGCATAAAAAAACTTCTTTTTTTTAGAGTCACAACAAAGAGCAGCGTATCTTTTCTTTTGGTAGTTCATGGCGTCTTTTCGTTCTTCTCTATTAACCACTCTATGTGCTTACGGTACGTTGACGACGCCTGCTTATGGAATCGATCCAAACCATCCTGAGCATCATCATCATAGATACTCTGAGAGACTAAAAAAAAGTAACGCTAAAGATTCTAATATCTCCTCCTTACCTGCAACATCAGAATCATCTGAAACCTTAGGCCAAGAACCTCGTCATCACATACTTACCCCTGTACGTAATGTCCTAGAAGATCACCCTTGCGATGAGGGGTTGTCAATCTCAAAATTATTGCACTCGATAGAAAAAGAGACTAACTCTCAGATATCTGTGGATTTTACCATACTCCCTCAATGGTTTTATCCTAAAAAAGGTCCCCTAGCAGCAATCGATGAGAAGCAGCCGACTTGGCAATTTTATATGAGTCCTAGTATCTCTTGGCAGTTATACAATAGCCCTACAGCAGGGGTAGGGAGTATTGATTTCTCCTATACATTAATACGTTATTGGAGAAACAACGCGCAAAATGCCAACAATGCTACAGGCATCGCCGGCGGGATCAATGATTATAGCTCTCGAGCAAACACATTATCACAACTTACATTCTCTCAGACATTCCCTGGAGAAATGCTTACCGTTTCGTTAGGCCAATACAGCTTATATTCTATAGATGGAACTTTATACGATAACGATCAGCAATCTGGATTCATAAGCTATGCCCTATCACAAAATGCTAGCGCGACATATTCCTTAGGGAGTGTTGGTGCCTACGTACAATTTACACCTACACCTTCTATAAATATCCAGGCTGGTTTTCAGGATGCCTACAATATTTTGGGCACCTCTTTTGATGTCTATAACCTCACAAGAAATCGATACAATTTCTATGGTTATTTCTCGTGGGCACCACAAAATTCTCTTGGTAGTGGGCAATATTCCGCATTAATCTATTCTACAAGAAAGGTTTCCCAACAACCTACTCAAACAACAGGATGGTCATTGAACTTCGGTCAACACCTCGGAGAAAAACTCTATGTATTTGGAAGATGGAATGGGGCCACAGGAACAGCAGTAAATCTTAATCGTTCGTATGTTTTTGGATTAGCGTCAGCAAATCCAATAAATCGTAATTCTCAAGATCTTTTTGGAGCCGCTTGCTCGATGAGTAAAGTGAATCCTAAAGTCGTTACGGAAAGAAAAATTCGCAAATATGAAACTGTAATAGAAACATTTGCAACTATAGGATTTGGACCTCATATTTCTCTAACTCCAGACCTACAAATTTATATTCATCCAGCACGAAGACCTGATAAACGTTCTGCGAAAGTTTACGGTGTTCGGGCTAACTTTTCTACCTAATCCCACAACTTCATTATCTACATTTTTAGGAGTTTACACATGCCTTACGGGACACGTTACCCAACATTAGCTTTCCATACGGGAGGAGTAGGAGAATCCGATGACGGAATGCCTCCTCAACCTTTCGAAACTTTCTGCTATGACTCCGCTCTTTTACAAGCCAAAGTCGAAAATTTTAATATCGTTCCCTATACATCTGTACTACCTAAAGAACTTTTCGGGAATATTGTTCCCGTAGATCAATGTGTTAAATTCTTCAAACATGGTGCTGTTTTAGAAGTGATTATGGCTGGACGCGGGGCCGCGACAATAGATGGCACTCATGCAATTGCTACAGGTGTTGGCATCTGCTGGGGACAGGACAAAAATGGTGAGCTTATCGGTGGCTGGGCCGCAGAATATGTAGAGTTTTTCCCTACATGGATCAATGATGAGATCGCAGAATCACATGCAAAAATGTGGTTAAAAAAATCTCTACAACATGAACTAGACCTTCGCTCCATTGTCAAACATAGTGAATTTCAATACTTCCATAACTACATCAATATTAAGCAAAAGTACGGTTTCTCATTAACTGCATTAGGGTTTCTCAACTTTGAAAATGCCGATCCGGCAACAATTAGGTAAGGAGAATTCATGATTTCTAATGGGGGTAAAACGAGGAAAAATCTTGGCGCCATAGCTTTAGCAGGTATGGTAATTAGCTCCATGATTGGGGGAGGAATTTTTAGTCTTCCCCAAAATATGGCAGCATCCGCGGGAGCAGGAGCTATTATCTTAGCATGGATCCTGACAGGCGTAGGCATGTTTTTTATTGCCAATACTTTTAAAATTCTCTCATTAGTACGCCCTGATTTAACAACAGGGATCTACATGTACAGCCGAGAAGGATTTGGACCTTATGTGGGATTTACTATTGGTTGGGGGTATTGGCTATGCCAAATCTTTGGTAACGTCGGTTATGCCGTCATGACCATGGATGCATTAAATTATTTCTTTCCTCCCCATTTTAAAGGGGGAAATACTATCCCTGCAATTATTGGAGGCTCTATCCTTATATGGGTTTTCAATTTCATAGTCCTTAAAGGAATCCGTCAGGCATCTTTCATCAATATTATTGGAACAGTATGTAAACTTGTTCCTCTTATTGTATTTATTGTTATCACAGCATTCCTTTTCAAACTTGCTATTTTCAAAACTGATTTTTGGGGGCATACAGCTACAAAAGCTCAACCGTTGTTAGGATCAGTAACTAGCCAATTAAAAAGCACAATGTTAGTGACTTTATGG contains these protein-coding regions:
- a CDS encoding DUF2608 domain-containing protein — protein: MQKYWLFFFFLLPLAIHSSETTRYVEVKSIHEIAGDILHDSSDFWLILDLDDTLLEGAQALTQSLWLQKTIEGFQQLGLSEYEAWETTYPYWEEFQKKGSVKTIENALQILITKIHEKKKTLFAYTERKFSSKNITLQQLKSLNLELESTAPTIPTHLPKGILFASGVLFGEELHKGPGLQLFLDTIEAHPEKIIYIDNHKENVLRIGELCKLKNISYLGITYKAQKFLPPIYIPEISEVQYTYSQKLLSNEAAALLLRHQMTE
- a CDS encoding pyruvoyl-dependent arginine decarboxylase; amino-acid sequence: MPYGTRYPTLAFHTGGVGESDDGMPPQPFETFCYDSALLQAKVENFNIVPYTSVLPKELFGNIVPVDQCVKFFKHGAVLEVIMAGRGAATIDGTHAIATGVGICWGQDKNGELIGGWAAEYVEFFPTWINDEIAESHAKMWLKKSLQHELDLRSIVKHSEFQYFHNYINIKQKYGFSLTALGFLNFENADPATIR
- a CDS encoding carbohydrate porin, translating into MASFRSSLLTTLCAYGTLTTPAYGIDPNHPEHHHHRYSERLKKSNAKDSNISSLPATSESSETLGQEPRHHILTPVRNVLEDHPCDEGLSISKLLHSIEKETNSQISVDFTILPQWFYPKKGPLAAIDEKQPTWQFYMSPSISWQLYNSPTAGVGSIDFSYTLIRYWRNNAQNANNATGIAGGINDYSSRANTLSQLTFSQTFPGEMLTVSLGQYSLYSIDGTLYDNDQQSGFISYALSQNASATYSLGSVGAYVQFTPTPSINIQAGFQDAYNILGTSFDVYNLTRNRYNFYGYFSWAPQNSLGSGQYSALIYSTRKVSQQPTQTTGWSLNFGQHLGEKLYVFGRWNGATGTAVNLNRSYVFGLASANPINRNSQDLFGAACSMSKVNPKVVTERKIRKYETVIETFATIGFGPHISLTPDLQIYIHPARRPDKRSAKVYGVRANFST